The proteins below are encoded in one region of Oreochromis niloticus isolate F11D_XX linkage group LG6, O_niloticus_UMD_NMBU, whole genome shotgun sequence:
- the LOC106096957 gene encoding uncharacterized protein LOC106096957, producing the protein MKAICAVSYLKVTTGDGKTEVGFALGKARLAPQPELTVPRLELCAAVMAVEMAEVICEEIDHPIDKTSFYTDSKVVLGYIHNQSRRFYVYVNNHVCRIRESTTPEQWHFVTTDQNPADHGSRSVPAAELEHTTWFTGPAFLQCPSYIHLEQTDYKLLDPDNDAEVCPEVKTLCTNITKEVLGSGRWERFSTWCSLRKTMSNLIHIAQCFSQSNVEPNCKGWHICKTAITPELLDQAETMIIKNVQFETYADEIKRISEKQNLPKNSPLVKLNPVIGSDNLLRIGGRINRAGLGVKDTNPVILPGSHYITTLLVRHHHEKVSHQGRHFTEGAVRESGLWIVGGKGCISRVISKCVTCKKLRGKFEEQLMSDLPVDRLQVEPPFSYVGMDMFGPWEVTTRRTRGGQANRKQWAILFTCLCTRAVHIEVVEEMSSSSFINALRRFFALRGPAKQLRSDCGTNFIGAHKEMATNAPEKDKVQHFLQDQKCSWVFNPPHSSHMGGVWERMIGLARRILDNMLLQTGHVQLTHEILTTFLAEVTAILNARPLLPVSSDPEHPHILSPAMLLTQKTGVVPTICDDVGPKEMLRSHWKRVQSLADTFWSRWRKEYLHSLQIRQKWHHKNIDIKQGDVVLLKDKQTRRNEWPMGVIVKTVASEDGIIRKAEVRVASKGNVKTYYRPISEMVFLLSSDV; encoded by the coding sequence ATGAAGGCAATATGTGCAGTTTCATACCTCAAGGTCACCACTGGGGATGGCAAGACAGAGGTTGGGTTTGCCCTAGGTAAGGCACGACTCGCTCCACAGCCAGAACTCACTGTACCTAGGCTCGAACTCTGCGCCGCAGTAATGGCGGTTGAAATGGCAGAGGTCATATGTGAAGAGATTGATCACCCTATAGACAAAACTAGTTTCTATACAGACAGCAAGGTGGTTCTTGGTTATATTCATAACCAATCCAGACGTTTTTATGTCTATGTAAACAATCATGTGTGTCGTATTAGAGAGTCAACTACTCCAGAGCAATGGCATTTCGTTACGACCGACCAGAATCCTGCTGACCACGGCTCACGATCAGTTCCAGCTGCTGAGTTAGAACACACGACATGGTTCACAGGTCCAGCGTTTCTCCAGTGCCCTTCATACATCCATCTAGAGCAGACTGATTACAAATTGCTGGACCCAGACAACGACGCAGAGGTATGCCCAGAGGTAAAGACGCTTTGCACTAACATAACAAAGGAAGTTTTGGGCTCAGGACGTTGGGAGCGTTTCTCCACATGGTGCTCACTTCGGAAAACCATGTCAAACTTGATTCACATCGCACAATGCTTTTCACAATCAAACGTTGAGCCAAACTGTAAAGGATGGCACATTTGTAAAACGGCCATCACCCCAGAACTGTTAGATCAAGCAGAGACaatgatcattaaaaatgtgcaGTTCGAAACATATGCAGACGAGATAAAGCGGATCTCTGAAAAACAGAACCTCCCTAAAAACAGCCCACTGGTAAAACTAAACCCTGTGATTGGAAGTGACAATCTGCTGAGAATTGGTGGTCGCATTAATCGTGCGGGGCTGGGAGTAAAAGACACCAACCCTGTAATCTTGCCAGGCAGTCACTACATCACTACCCTCCTTGTGCGCCACCACCATGAGAAAGTAAGCCATCAAGGCAGGCATTTTACAGAGGGCGCTGTCCGAGAAAGTGGCTTGTGGATTGTAGGAGGGAAAGGATGCATTAGCAGAGTCATAAGTAAATGTGTGACATGCAAGAAGCTGAGAGGGAAGTTTGAGGAGCAATTAATGAGTGATTTGCCTGTAGATCGCCTCCAAGTTGAGCCCCCCTTTTCTTACGTGGGCATGGACATGTTTGGCCCATGGGAAGTAACTACAAGGCGAACAAGAGGGGGACAAGCAAACAGAAAGCAGTGGGCAATATTATTCACGTGCCTGTGTACAAGGGCTGTCCACATTGAAGTAGTGGAGGAGATGAGCTCTTCAAGTTTCATTAACGCACTGAGGCGTTTCTTTGCCCTCCGAGGACCCGCAAAACAACTGCGCTCGGACTGCGGCACTAATTTCATTGGTGCTCACAAAGAGATGGCCACAAATGCACCAGAGAaagacaaagtgcaacactttCTGCAGGACCAGAAGTGTTCCTGGGTTTTCAATCCTCCCCATTCTTCCCACATGGGGGGAGTATGGGAACGGATGATTGGTTTAGCACGGCGAATACTTGATAACATGCTGCTGCAAACTGGTCATGTTCAACTcactcatgagattttgaccacatttctTGCAGAAGTCACAGCTATATTAaatgcacgaccgttgttgccagTATCATCAGACCCAGAACATCCTCACATTCTCTCACCGGCGATGCTGCTGACACAAAAGACTGGAGTTGTACCCACCATCTGTGATGATGTAGGACCCAAAGAAATGCTCAGAAGCCATTGGAAGCGGGTTCAGTCCCTTGCAGACACTTTCTGGAGCAGATGGCGCAAGGAGTATCTGCACAGCCTCCAAATTCGTCAAAAGTGGCACCACAAGAACATTGACATTAAACAGGGAGATGTCGTTCTCCTCAaggacaaacaaacaagaagaaatgaGTGGCCAATGGGCGTAATAGTAAAGACAGTTGCGAGTGAAGATGGAATCATCAGAAAGGCCGAAGTTAGAGTTGCTTCCAAGGGAAATGTTAAGACTTATTATAGACCCATTTCTGAAATGGTTTTTCTGTTATCTAGTGATGTTTAG